The genome window GATGAGGAGAGCAAGATCCCCCTGAACGGGCAGATCAGCCCGCAATACGACGCGATGCTTCGCCGGCTGTTCTCCAACTCGGGCGTCACGGATGACAAGCTGCTTTCTACCATCGTTGATTCGATCCAGGACTGGCGCGACGCCGACACTCTCCATCGCGTGAGTGGCGTCGAGGACGACTACTACCTGTCCCTCCCCAGCCCATACCGGGCGAAGAATGGGGACTTCGATACCATCGACGAACTGCTCCTGGTCAAAGGGATAACGCCGGAGATCCTGTACGGCAACGTCGCCAATTTGCAAAGGCGGGCTGAACTGGAGGCTCTGCTTCCGTGGGAACGCGAGCTTCAGCGCGGCGAGTCCCTTGGGGTTGCCAGGTACTTGTCGATCCATTCCTCCGGGAGGGTGAATGTCAATACTGCCGGTCCCGAGGTCTTGATGGCGCTGGGGCTGACGGCGGCAGAGGTCAAGGCCGTTCTCGACCGGCGCACCATGCAGCCATTCAAGGACGTGGGGACATTCACCAGCCTCATCAATGCCATCTTTGGGGGCGGTCGGCAGGGGTTCGCGGTGGTGCCTGGAGGCCAGCCTGGCCCAGCGAACCCGCAGCAGATTCTCGCAGAACTCAGTCAGACTGCCACGGTGAGCTCGAAAAACTTTTCCGTCGAATCGGCTGCGCGGATGACGGGATCGAGGCTCACCGTTCGCGTGGCCGCCATCCTCCAAAACGACGGGATGCCTGGTCAAGGTCGACCGAAGCTCTCCATCAGGCTCTGGAGCCTGAATCCCGTGCAGGGCAGTTCATGACGCTCGGCGAGCTGATCCCAAGACCGAAAGTCAGCCTGGGCATCGATATTCGGGGTGGCCTGCTCTGCCATGCCTTGTTGAGCAAAGCGTTTGGGCAGGTTCAGCTCCTCGATTGGGGCATCGAAGAGCTGCCGGCCGAAGAGAAAGACAGGCCAGAAGTTCTCAAAGAGAAGCTGGCGGGCCTCGTGACCCGGTTACCCAAGCGTCCCGTCCTTGTGGCGGTTGGCCTGCCTCGACGCCTCGTCACGATGCGCTTGATCAGCATGCCTGCGGTGGATGAAGAGGAGATGAAGGGGATTCTGGACTACGAGGTTGAACGACACGTTCCCTTTCCTCCAGAGGAGGCGCAGTACGACTTCCAAGTGCTTGAGCGCGATGCCGAAAAGGCCACTGTCCTGTTGGCCGCGGCCAGGAAAGAGGAGGTCGGTCGATACCTCACTCTGCTGCAGGAGGCAGGGATCACACCGACCGCTGTGGGCGTCTCGACGGTCGCGTCGCTCAACGCCCTTCTCTACAACCAGGACCGAGGCGCGGAGCCCCTGAGGGCCCTCATCGATCTGCGAAATGGGGAGGCCGAGCTGGGTCTGGCCAAGCAGGGAATCTTTCGATACTCCCGATACCTGACCCTCGGCCAAGCCGCGCCAATCGATGTGCTGGCGCCAGAGATTTCTACCCTTTTCGCTCACCGGGAAGCCGATGGCGGCCGGCAGGCAGGGCGAATCTCCATCGCAGGAACGGGCGTGGGCAGGGGAGACCTGTTGCGCCACCTGGCCGAACGGACCGGTCTTGAGGTGGAGTTCCTCCAGCCCTTCCGACGGATCAAGGCAAAAGGCGTAGATCCTCAGGTGGCTCATTCTCTTGGCATGGCTGTTGGGCTTGCGCTGAACGGACTTGTCACGCTTCCGCTCGACATCGACCTGTTGCCCAAAGAGCTGGTCCCTCCTCGCCGCGATCCCAGCCTTGCGATGACCTTTCGACTCGTGGCCCTTATTGTAGCCTTAGGTCTCGCGTATCTGGTGAACGGGGCGATTCGGGAGCGCCGGGCTTTGGCGGAACTGACCGTCATGTTGAATCGGGTGCAGACCGAGGCGGCTAAGGTGGAGTTGCTCAAGGGAGAGGTGGCCTCCCTCGCCGGCCAAATTACTACCCTGGAGACCATTGACCGAGAAGAGGTTAGAAAGCTGGATGTGCTGCGCGAATTGTTCCAGGTTCTGCCGAAGGGTGTGACTCTCACGCTCTTTACGGTCGAGAAGCGAGAAGCCAAGATCGGCGGTATCATCACCGGTTCTGCCTCCGATCTGATCTCGATTCTGGAGCAATCGCCACTCTTCGAAAACGCTCAATTCACCTCGCCGGTGGCCCAGCGAGGCGCTGAAGGGCAAGAGTTTCAGATCAAGGCGCTCCTTGAGGCCAGGAAGGAGAAGCGACCATGACCATCTCCTCCCGTGAACGCAGGATTCTCATAGCGGGAGGAGCCGCCCTGGTGGCTTTTCTCGCTATTAATTACGCCATCGTTCCAGTTATTTCAAGTCAAATGCAGGTTCGAGGCGAGTACCGGGACAGACTCCAGGCCCTTGAACGGTTCCAACTGGTTGTGGAGGGAAAGAGGCGGTACGAGAAGAAATTCGCTGAAGCTGAAGGGCTGTATAAGCAACTGCAACAGCGACTGTTGCCTGGTGAGAAGTTGACGCTTGCTGCGGCCGAGCTTCAGACGATGCTGCACAAGGTGGCTGGGGAGAGTGGGGTCACCATTGTCAGTGAAAGTATCCACCAGCCGAAGAAGGCAGAGGGATTCACGCAGATTGCGGTAGAACTCTCCCTAAATGCGGATCTAAGGAAACTTCGCGACTTCCTGT of Candidatus Methylomirabilis tolerans contains these proteins:
- a CDS encoding type II secretion system protein M: MTISSRERRILIAGGAALVAFLAINYAIVPVISSQMQVRGEYRDRLQALERFQLVVEGKRRYEKKFAEAEGLYKQLQQRLLPGEKLTLAAAELQTMLHKVAGESGVTIVSESIHQPKKAEGFTQIAVELSLNADLRKLRDFLYKIESAGKLLTVPKLMVNASFPRPGAELQVTIVVSGYTMELEEKGPSA
- the pilM gene encoding pilus assembly protein PilM yields the protein MTLGELIPRPKVSLGIDIRGGLLCHALLSKAFGQVQLLDWGIEELPAEEKDRPEVLKEKLAGLVTRLPKRPVLVAVGLPRRLVTMRLISMPAVDEEEMKGILDYEVERHVPFPPEEAQYDFQVLERDAEKATVLLAAARKEEVGRYLTLLQEAGITPTAVGVSTVASLNALLYNQDRGAEPLRALIDLRNGEAELGLAKQGIFRYSRYLTLGQAAPIDVLAPEISTLFAHREADGGRQAGRISIAGTGVGRGDLLRHLAERTGLEVEFLQPFRRIKAKGVDPQVAHSLGMAVGLALNGLVTLPLDIDLLPKELVPPRRDPSLAMTFRLVALIVALGLAYLVNGAIRERRALAELTVMLNRVQTEAAKVELLKGEVASLAGQITTLETIDREEVRKLDVLRELFQVLPKGVTLTLFTVEKREAKIGGIITGSASDLISILEQSPLFENAQFTSPVAQRGAEGQEFQIKALLEARKEKRP
- a CDS encoding general secretion pathway protein GspK, with product DEESKIPLNGQISPQYDAMLRRLFSNSGVTDDKLLSTIVDSIQDWRDADTLHRVSGVEDDYYLSLPSPYRAKNGDFDTIDELLLVKGITPEILYGNVANLQRRAELEALLPWERELQRGESLGVARYLSIHSSGRVNVNTAGPEVLMALGLTAAEVKAVLDRRTMQPFKDVGTFTSLINAIFGGGRQGFAVVPGGQPGPANPQQILAELSQTATVSSKNFSVESAARMTGSRLTVRVAAILQNDGMPGQGRPKLSIRLWSLNPVQGSS